The genomic region TCGGTGGACGAGATCGACGAGGAATGCCCGCGCAGCGAGCTGCTGGCCTGCGCGCACCGCCTGTTCCGCGCCGTCTCGGTGATCCAGCAGGTCACCACCGCGCACTACCTGAGGCTGGCGGCGGAGCAGGTGACCGAGCGCGAGCAGCGGCTGCGCGGCTTCAACCGCATGGTCACGCACGAGCTGAAGAACCGCATCGCCTCGGTGCTGGGCGCGGGACAGCTGCTGGCGGACCCCGAGATCGCCTCGGACGAGCGGCAGCGCGCGCGCTTCGCGCAGATGGTGGTGCAGAACGCCGAGGGGATGCAGGCGGTGCTGGAGAACCTGCTGGAGCTGAGCCGGATGGACGTGGAGGCGCGGCGCCAGCGCAACGTCCCCCTGCCGCGCGTGGCGGCGGAGGTGTGCCGGCAGCTGCGCGACATGGCCGCCGCGCGCGGGGTGAAGGTGCGGCTGCGCGACCTTCCCGAGGTGGAGGTGAACGCGGCGGCGGTGGAGCTCTGCCTGAGCAACTACATCTCCAACGCCATCAAGTACGCCGACCCTGCGCGCGACGAGCGCTGGGCCGAGGTGCGCGGCCGCCTGGCGGGCGAGGCGAGCGGGTGCGAGCTGGTGATCGAGGTGCGCGACAACGGGCTGGGCGTGCCCGAGGACCGGCGCGAGCGCCTGTTCACCCGCTTCTTCCGCGCGCACGGCGACACGGTGACGGGAGTGGAGGGCACCGGCCTGGGCCTCAGCATCGTCCGCGACACGGTGGAGGCGATGGGCGGCCGCGCCTGGGCGGAGTTCGAGG from Longimicrobium sp. harbors:
- a CDS encoding sensor histidine kinase, whose translation is MYEATDTSVKCRLAGVLAGFIRDRREELTRRWLDRIAARVELDPNRIFPTDEMLDHVPLLMDRIADYLEDPSEEITADAPVTGKAIELGELRWSQGFDAHEILKEYEILGGVLFAFLARSVDEIDEECPRSELLACAHRLFRAVSVIQQVTTAHYLRLAAEQVTEREQRLRGFNRMVTHELKNRIASVLGAGQLLADPEIASDERQRARFAQMVVQNAEGMQAVLENLLELSRMDVEARRQRNVPLPRVAAEVCRQLRDMAAARGVKVRLRDLPEVEVNAAAVELCLSNYISNAIKYADPARDERWAEVRGRLAGEASGCELVIEVRDNGLGVPEDRRERLFTRFFRAHGDTVTGVEGTGLGLSIVRDTVEAMGGRAWAEFEGAEGSCFLVSLPCRRQADQPAAEAAVIA